TCGCGGAGCTTGTGGTACATCGTGCCGCTGTCGTACTGCGCGCCGACGCCGCCGAAGTACTCGCGTTCGGCCTTCGGGATCCCGAGCTTTTCGAACGTGTTCTTGATGTCGGCGGGAAGGTCGTCCCAGCTGCGCTTGGTCTCGCCCTCGAGCAGCGGATTCGCGTAGTACGTGTACGCGTCGAAGTCGATGTCGCTGAGGTCGGGCCCCCAGTCGGGCATCGGTCGCTCGACGAAGTGGGCGTACGCCCGGAGGCGGTACTCCCGCATCCAGTCGGGTTCCTTCTTGAAATCGGAGATCTGCTCTACGACCTCGCGAGACAACCCCTTCGCGATCCGAAGGCGGTACGTCTCGGGATTCTTGAAATCGTAACGCGTGTAGTCGAGCGGCGTGATCTCCTGCGCCGTTTGCGCCATGAGCCCCTCGGGCAATTCGAGCACCCCGGCGTATTTAAATGAGAGGTCGCGACGGCGGCGACAGGGCGGTTCTCCTCGAAGACCGGTGACGGCCGGTGACGATTTTCGGCACGGACGCTACACCCACCGTCGGAGCGCGTGGGGCTCGCTCGACCGCCACTAGGCGAAGACTCCCGCCACCCGGACCAGGCCGTCGACGAGGCGGTCGATCTCGGTCTCGGTGTTGTACAGGTAGGGGCTCGCACGCGTGAGGGCGGGAACGTTCAGGCGCTCCATCAGCGGCTGGCAGCAGTGGTGCCCCGCGCGGACCTCGATGCCTTCGCCGTCGAGCAGCTGGGCCACGTCGTGGGGATGGGCGCCCCGCATCGAGAACGACAGGACGCCCTGGCGCTCCTCGGACGCCTCGGGACCGTAGACGCGGACCCGGTCCCCGAGACGCGACTCGAGCCCGGCGACCGCGCGCTCGAAGAGCCGACGCTCGTGGGCCGCGAGGTCCTGCCAGCCGGCCGCCTCGAGATAGTCGAGCGCCGCGGCGAGGCCGATCGCCCCGGCGACGTTCGGGGTGCCGGCTTCGAAGCGGCCCGGCGGCTCGCGGTAGCCGACCCTGTCCTGGTGCACCTCGCTGATCATCTCCCCGCCCCCGGCGGTCGGCGGCATCCGCGCGAGCAGTTCCCGGCGTCCCCAGAGCACGCCGATGCCCATCGGTCCGAGGACCTTGTGGCCGGAGAAGGCCAGCAGGTCCGCCCCGAGCGCGCCGACGTCCAGGGCTCGGTGCGGGGCCGACTGCGCCGCGTCGACCACAACGACGGCGCCCACCGCATGCGCCCGGTCGGCGATCTCCCGGACCGGGTTCACGGTGCCGAGGACGTTCGAGGCGTGCGTGACCGCCACGACCTTCGTGCGACGGTCCAGCAGCCGGTCGAGCTGGTCGAGCCGGAGCCGGCCGGCGTCGTCCACGTCCACGAACTCCAGGTCGATGCCCTTCTGTTCGCGCAGCAGGTGCCACGGCACGATGTTGGAGTGGTGCTCCATCACGGTGGTCACGACCCGATCGCCCCGCTGCAGCACGAGCCGCCCGAGGCTCGCCGCAGCGACGTTCAGCGCCTCCGTGGTGCCTCGTACGAACACGACCTCGTCGGCGTCCTTCGCGCGGAGGAACCGTCGGACGCGGTCCCGCGCGGCCTCGTAGGCGTCGGTCGCCTCGACGCTCAGGGCGTAGACCCCGCGGTGCACGTTCGAGTTGTGCTCCGCGTAGAAGCGGTCCTCGGCGTCCAGCACACACTGCGGCTTCTGGGAGGTCGCCGCCGAGTCGAGGTAGACGAGGGGCCGGCCGTTGACCGTCCTCCGCAGGATCGGGAAGTCCGCCCGGATCCGATCGACGTCCATGACCGTAGGAGCCCAGGAACGCTCGCGACGGCTACGCGGCGCCGACGAGGCCGACCTTCACCCAGTCGTACCCCTTCGCCTCGAGCTCCTGCGCGAGCTTCTGGCCGCCGGAGAGGGCGATGACGCCATCGACCATCACGTGCACGCTGTCGGGATGGAGGAACTGCAGAATCCGCTGGTAGTGGGTGATCACGAGGATACCGGCGTCCGGCCGGCGCAACTTCGCGACGGTCTCCCCCACCGCGCGCAC
This region of Thermoplasmata archaeon genomic DNA includes:
- a CDS encoding SufS family cysteine desulfurase is translated as MDVDRIRADFPILRRTVNGRPLVYLDSAATSQKPQCVLDAEDRFYAEHNSNVHRGVYALSVEATDAYEAARDRVRRFLRAKDADEVVFVRGTTEALNVAAASLGRLVLQRGDRVVTTVMEHHSNIVPWHLLREQKGIDLEFVDVDDAGRLRLDQLDRLLDRRTKVVAVTHASNVLGTVNPVREIADRAHAVGAVVVVDAAQSAPHRALDVGALGADLLAFSGHKVLGPMGIGVLWGRRELLARMPPTAGGGEMISEVHQDRVGYREPPGRFEAGTPNVAGAIGLAAALDYLEAAGWQDLAAHERRLFERAVAGLESRLGDRVRVYGPEASEERQGVLSFSMRGAHPHDVAQLLDGEGIEVRAGHHCCQPLMERLNVPALTRASPYLYNTETEIDRLVDGLVRVAGVFA